A DNA window from Pseudomonas tohonis contains the following coding sequences:
- a CDS encoding cold shock domain-containing protein has translation MSNRETGTVKWFNTSKGFGFISRDSGDDIFVHFRAIRGEGHRVLIEGQRVEFSVMQRDKGLQAEDVIAALPGRR, from the coding sequence ATGTCCAACCGCGAGACGGGCACGGTGAAGTGGTTCAACACGTCCAAGGGCTTCGGCTTCATCTCCCGCGACTCCGGCGATGACATCTTCGTGCACTTCCGTGCCATTCGCGGCGAAGGCCACCGGGTGCTGATCGAAGGCCAGCGCGTGGAGTTCTCCGTCATGCAACGCGACAAGGGCCTGCAAGCCGAGGATGTGATCGCCGCGCTACCCGGCCGTCGCTGA
- a CDS encoding SlyX family protein, producing MSLEARINELETRLAFQDDTIQALNDVLVAQQRVVERLQLQLAALAKRQDELLGQFGGGEEEAPPPHY from the coding sequence ATGAGCCTGGAAGCACGTATCAACGAACTGGAGACCCGCCTGGCTTTTCAGGACGACACCATCCAGGCGCTCAACGACGTGCTGGTAGCGCAGCAGCGGGTGGTCGAGCGTTTGCAGCTCCAGCTTGCCGCGCTGGCCAAGCGCCAGGATGAACTGCTCGGTCAATTCGGCGGCGGTGAGGAAGAGGCACCGCCCCCTCATTATTGA
- a CDS encoding HIT family protein, which produces MFALDQRLQQDCLPVGDFPLCRLLLMNDSHYPWFILVPRREEVSELFQLDADDQLRLWNETTRLAEVLKDSFGADKMNVATLGNVVSQLHMHVIVRRREDAAWPAPVWGRHPAQPYSPEQVAEVMARLRLVLTGDFRFAEVEP; this is translated from the coding sequence ATGTTCGCCCTGGATCAGAGACTGCAGCAGGATTGCCTGCCGGTGGGGGATTTCCCCCTGTGCCGCCTGCTGCTGATGAATGACTCGCACTACCCCTGGTTCATCCTCGTGCCCCGCCGCGAGGAGGTCAGCGAGCTGTTCCAGCTCGACGCCGACGATCAGCTTCGCCTCTGGAACGAAACCACGCGCTTGGCGGAGGTGCTCAAGGACAGTTTCGGTGCCGACAAGATGAACGTCGCCACCCTCGGCAACGTCGTGAGCCAGTTGCACATGCATGTCATCGTGCGGCGTCGCGAGGATGCCGCCTGGCCGGCTCCGGTCTGGGGCCGCCATCCGGCACAGCCCTATTCGCCGGAGCAGGTCGCTGAGGTGATGGCGAGGCTGCGCCTGGTGCTGACCGGAGACTTTCGCTTCGCGGAGGTCGAGCCATGA